The Athene noctua chromosome 11, bAthNoc1.hap1.1, whole genome shotgun sequence genome has a segment encoding these proteins:
- the FAAH2 gene encoding fatty-acid amide hydrolase 2 — MALSRAERCLARLLRLLSRACLALLGLVAPAPPRAVPAPPRAVPPPRRPLLLLPARQLAARLRARQVTCIEVVEAYVERTKEVNPLINAVVKDRFEEALQEARQVDKLLSEGPGDDYLEEKFPLLGVPITVKEAFSLHGMPNTSGLVNRRNVIATSDATVVSRLKQAGAIPLGVTNCSELCMWYESSNRVYGRTNNPYDLQRIVGGSSGGEGSALAAACSVIGVGSDIGGSIRMPAFFNGVFGHKPTTGVVPNDGQFPNARGVRTSFLCTGPMCRYAEDLEPMLRVMAGPGVNKLKLNEKVSLEKIKFHCMDHDGGSIFVSPVDKEILQAQKKVVEHLEGELGVQVQRVSIHKMKYSFQIWSAMMSSKDSDGQEAQLFTDLLGDHGKPVWPLWELMKWLVGMSSHTLPAIALGLTEKLMKLNPGGNAKLVSMGKSLQEEMEALLGPDGVLLYPSHPTIAPRHHSPICMPFNFAYTAIFNVLGLPVTQCPLGLSSEGLPLGIQLVAASYNDHLTLAVARYLEEAFGGWVLPGKI, encoded by the exons ATGGCGCTGTCGCGCGCGGAGCGGTGCCTGGCgcggctgctgcggctgctgTCGCGCGCCTGCCTGGCGCTGCTGGGGCTCGtggcccccgcgccgccgcgcgccgtccccgcgccgccgcgcgccgtcccgccgccgcgccgcccgctcctgctgctgcccgccCGGCAGCTGGCGgcgcggctccgcgcccggcAG GTGACGTGCATCGAGGTGGTTGAGGCGTACGTGGAGAGGACCAAGGAGGTCAATCCACTCATCAACGCCGTCGTTAAGGACCG GTTTGAGGAGGCCCTGCAGGAAGCCCGGCAGGTCGATAAGCTGCTTTCTGAGGGCCCTGGCGATGACTACCTGGAGGAGAAATTCCCCTTGTTAGGGGTTCCCATCACCGTCAAGGAGGCCTTTTCTTTGCATG GAATGCCCAACACGTCTGGCTTGGTCAACCGCCGCAATGTGATTGCCACCTCGGATGCCACAGTGGTGTCCCGGCTGAAGCAGGCTGGTGCCATCCCGCTGGGGGTGACCAACTGCAGCGAGCTGTGCATGTGGTACGAGTCCAGCAACAGGGTCTACGGCCGGACTAACAACCCCTATGACCTGCAGAGGATCGTGGGTGGCAGCTCAG GTGGGGAGGGCAGTGCCCTGGCGGCTGCCTGCTCCGTCATAGGTGTGGGCTCCGACATTGGTGGCAGCATCCGGATGCCTGCCTTCTTCAACGGAGTCTTTGGCCATAAACCCACGACAG GGGTGGTGCCCAACGACGGCCAGTTCCCAAATGCTCGAGGGGTGCGGACCAGCTTCCTGTGCACGGGGCCCATGTGCCGCTACGCGGAGGACCTGGAGCCTATGCTGAGGGTCATGGCTGGTCCTGGAGTCAACAA GCTGAAGCTGAATGAAAAGGTGTcactagagaaaataaaatttcactgcATGGATCATGATGGCGGGTCCATTTTTGTATCACCTGTGGACAAGGAGATCTTGCAGGCTCAAAAGAAG GTGGTGGAGCACCTTGAAGGCGAGCTGGGGGTCCAAGTTCAGCGTGTGTCAATCCACAAGATGAAGTATTCTTTCCAGATCTGGTCAGCCATGATGTCGTCCAAGGACAGCGATGGGCAG GAGGCACAGCTATTCACGGACCTGCTGGGGGATCACGGGAAACCAGTGTGGCCACTGTGGGAGCTGATGAAGTGGCTTGTGGGGATGTCTTCCCACACTCTTCCAGCTATCG CCCTTGGGCTgacagagaagctgatgaaacTCAACCCTGGTGGTAATGCCAAGCTGGTGAGCATGGGGAAGAGCCTGCAGGAGGAGATGGAGGCCTTGCTGGGGCCAGATGGAGTTCTCCTCtacccctcccaccccaccatAGCTCCCAGGCACCACTCCCCCATATGCATGCCCTTCAACTTCGCCTACACAG CTATCTTCAACGTCCTGGGCTTGCCGGTGACACAGTGCCCACTGGGCCTGAGCAGCGAGGGCTTGCCACTGGGCATACAGCTGGTGGCTGCCTCCTACAATGACCACCTGACGCTGGCGGTAGCCCGGTATCTGGAAGAGGCCTTTGGAGGATGGGTTTTGCCTGGGAAAATTTAG
- the LOC141964696 gene encoding chloride intracellular channel protein 2-like, protein MLSHSWEAPQLPPPRLQAPAHTPSLLPASKGRKGQAPALRGARAQPRCLNSQTSESLPCWSSAKNGSTHHSSEQPAVPHHAARMESRQHNATKEPEIELFVKAGLDGENIGNCPFCQRLFMVLWLKGVKFNVTTVDMTRKPEELKDLAPGTNPPFLLFNRELKTDFIKIEEFLEQTLGPPTYPHLSPKYKESFDVGSDIFAKFSAYIKNPRKEANINFEKALLREFQRLDVYLNTPLPEEIDQDSMEDITVSKRKFLDGDHLTLADCNLLPKLHIIKIAAKKYRDFEIPADMTGVWRYLNNAYACDEFSHTCPADEEIEHTYASVARKMT, encoded by the exons ATGCTGAGTCACAGCTGGGAGGCCCCACAGcttccccctccccgcctgcAGGCCCCAGCGCACACCCCATCGCTCCTCCCCGCttcaaaaggaaggaaagggcAAGCCCCAGCCCTCCGCGGGGCGCGAGCACAACCGAGGTGCTTGAACAGCCAGACCTCTGAAAGCCTGCCCTGTTGGAGCTCTGCAAAGAACGGATCAACTCACCACAGCAGTGAGCAGCCTGCAGTCCCTCACCACGCTGCCAGGATGGAGAGTCGGCAGCACAACGCCACCAAGGAGCCTGAGATCGAGCTGTTTGTGAAG GCTGGTCTGGATGGAGAAAACATCGGAAACTGCCCCTTCTGCCAGCGCCTCTTCATGGTGCTGTGGCTCAAAGGGGTCAAGTTCAACGTCACCACAGTGGATATGACCAG GAAACCTGAAGAGTTGAAAGATTTAGCGCCGGGCACCAATCCACCCTTCTTGCTGTTCAACAGGGAGCTGAAAACAGACTTCATTAAGATCGAGGAGTTCCTGGAGCAGACCCTGGGCCCACCCAC GTATCCACACCTGAGCCCCAAGTACAAGGAGTCCTTTGACGTGGGGAGTGACATCTTTGCCAAGTTCTCAGCATACATCAAGAACCCGCGCAAGGAAGCAAATATCA ATTTCGAGAAGGCCCTGCTGCGGGAGTTCCAGCGGTTGGACGTCTACCTAAACACTCCTCTCCCCGAGGAGATTGACCAGGACAGCATGGAGGACATCACCGTCTCCAAGAGGAAATTCCTGGATGGAGACCACCTGACATTGGCTGATTGCAACCTTCTGCCCAAACTGCATATCATCAAG ATTGCAGCCAAAAAGTACCGCGACTTTGAAATCCCAGCGGACATGACGGGTGTCTGGCGCTACCTCAACAACGCCTACGCTTGTGATGAGTTCAGTCACACGTGTCCTGCAGACGAGGAGATAGAGCACACCTACGCCAGCGTCGCCAGGAAGATGACCTAA
- the LOC141964698 gene encoding uncharacterized protein LOC141964698 gives MGCSGMSPALSLLLSLASCTLLRGTLLPPQDVRLEAQNFHIHLRWEPAPGSTSGTTYQVEWRRRISHWTKADTCWGNSTGSSWACELYFDKIHDIYWARVRAVARGELSRWAYSSELQPYRDTIVGPPKLSWLLQDHILSVNIIMPLTPYRSKNGSYKPVDQVLLKLWYWLCLYEGDVLVQQVPCKQSGEEGPCTFRFLKPSTQYCVRTVAADMAKEQSREAEQCMVTPAGPAGFPWVVAAVLSGVFLLLSVAGLCFVQLHVFPRPSEMQLPKTLQALLNRDLNVTIAVPTLELREDSLTLLLPTLLPSHRAPAAEQTTPTVQLLLGESLSQDMSGYCANGFGPDCCKGRDPSCTHSQLGHALGSWVSLHLEEDGKAHDGDDVLEQPLLVGPTRDSGAGDRDYQTSETWLSLHLQLYSKCQCPAPGAGSCLPLPTLGRSFSQENLQESLGMAGHWIPLSSVKLPASKEEGGGQLVHALQPLHGHGTEPQSGDRTTQQGDLEEAASDISLPSPCQLSQLPPDILQTAAFSGYEPRP, from the exons ATGGGGTGCAGCGGGATGAGCCCTGCCCTGAGCCTGCTTCTGTCCCTGGCCAGCTGCACCCTGCTCCGGG gcacaCTGTTGCCTCCACAGGATGTGAGGCTGGAGGCACAAAACTTCCACATCCATCTGCGGTGGGAACCGGCCCCTGGCTCAACCAGTGGTACGACATACCAGGTGGAATGGAGGAGACG AATCTCTCACTGGACCAAGGCAGATACCTGCTGGGGGAAcagcaccggctcctcctgggcATGTGAGCTGTATTTTGACAAGATCCATGATATCTACTGGGCAAGGGTGAGAGCGGTGGCCAGAGGCGAGCTGTCCAGGTGGGCCTATTCCAGCGAGCTGCAGCCGTACAGAGACA CAATTGTGGGCCCCCCCAAGTTGTCCTGGCTGCTCCAGGATCACATCCTCAGCGTAAATATCATCATGCCACTCACTCCCTACCGAAGCAAAAACGGCTCTTACAAGCCAGTTGACCAAGTTCTGCTGAAGCTGTGGTACTGGCTGTGTCTGTACGAAGGGGATGTGCTTGTCCAGCAA GTGCCCTGCAAACAGAGTGGGGAGGAAGGGCcatgcaccttcaggttcctcaaGCCCAGCACACAGTACTGTGTCCGGACGGTGGCTGCGGACATGGCCAAGGAGCAGAGCCGGGAGGCTGAGCAGTGCATGGTGACACCAGCAGGCCCTGCAG GCTTTCCCTGGGTCGTCGCTGCTGTGCTGAGTGGTGTCTTCCTGCTGCTGAGCGTGGCCGGGCTCTGCTTCGTCCAGCTGCACGTCTTCCCCCGCCCCTCGGAGATGCAACTCCCCAAAACACTT CAGGCTCTCCTGAACAGGGACCTGAATGTGACCATCGCGGTGCCCACCCTTGAGCTCAGGGAGGACTCGCTCACCCTGCTCCTGCCAACATTGCTGCCCTCCCACAGGGCACCTGCAGCTGAGCAGACAACACCCACAGTGCAGCTGCTCCTTGGAGAAAGTCTTTCCCAGGACATGAGTGGCTACTGTGCCAACGGGTTTGGGCCAGACTGCTGCAAAGGAAGGGACCCATCCTGCACCCACAGCCAGCTGGGGCATGCCTTGGGCTCCTGGGTCTCACTGCACCTGGAGGAGGATGGGAAGGCACATGATGGGGATGATGTGCTGGAGCAGCCGCTGCTGGTGGGACCGACCAGAGACAGCGGCGCAGGTGACAGGGACTACCAGACATCTGAGAcatggctctccctgcacctCCAGCTTTATTCTAAATGCCAGTGCCCAGCcccgggagcaggcagctgccttcctCTGCCCACACTGGGCAGGAGCTTCAGCCAGGAGAACCTGCAGGAGAGCCTTGGCATGGCAGGGCACTGGATTCCACTCAGCTCTGTGAAGCTGCCAGCCAGCAAGGAGGAGGGTGGAGGGCAGCTTGTGCatgctctgcagcccctgcatgGCCATGGGACTGAGCCACAGTCAGGTGACAGAACCACACAGCAGGGTGACCTGGAGGAGGCAGCATCAGAcatttccctccccagccctTGCCAGCTGTCCCAGTTGCCCCCTGACATCCTACAGACAGCTGCCTTCTCCGGCTATGAGCCACGTCCCTGA